In Bacteroidota bacterium, a single genomic region encodes these proteins:
- a CDS encoding T9SS type A sorting domain-containing protein: MNKKHLLILILLFSGALYSQPTLSLDWADKDPIATGTFIQHDSQNTIITVGRQGTNIFGSYVNLYIEKHDTIGNSLWTQIYSDNVGFLFRPKDMWIDSYDNIYVMGRSGSFSQSAQGFIIKYNSQGNFQWLRYFGDAQGLVGEFNAMTVYNDQFIYIAGKMDSLSGNGVRKSVLVKYDSFGNLLWFTMDSSTDYKEGICAEVDGLGNIYLVGSTTCCPPGSDTFIEKYDSLGNKIWETVIQDSAYQYGVPNTTIIDDSANVYIGASIEGLSTTTGFDCGTLKIDSSGILKWMIPFYSDTNSNIQDIPKGILIDKSFNTYTYGISVGNGFNRGFIVKYDINGNQKWKLLGKDTTGGYWYLTLKAKYLNDSTIILGASGGYLSNGGNAVTLSIDTSGFVNWQLGTPFYGNFYDFEYFNNSSYYTGFVRDPNSIVEDSLFTIKLNYNTGLSVRKVALNSFVTLFPNPASNVLNVILDNKINQKVNIRMFNSLGQKVISASFLTPNVKFDISTLSSGIYWIEIDIGTEIFSRKIIKL, encoded by the coding sequence ATGAATAAAAAACATTTATTGATTTTGATTCTACTTTTTTCAGGTGCATTGTATTCTCAGCCTACACTTAGTTTAGATTGGGCGGACAAAGATCCCATTGCAACTGGTACGTTTATTCAGCACGATAGCCAAAATACTATTATAACGGTGGGAAGGCAGGGAACTAACATATTTGGTTCTTATGTGAATTTATATATTGAAAAGCACGACACTATCGGGAATTCGCTATGGACTCAAATTTATAGCGATAATGTTGGCTTCTTATTTCGTCCTAAGGATATGTGGATCGATTCTTATGATAACATATATGTTATGGGCCGATCAGGATCTTTTTCTCAATCAGCGCAAGGTTTCATTATTAAATACAACAGTCAGGGAAACTTCCAATGGCTCAGATATTTTGGAGACGCACAAGGGTTAGTGGGAGAGTTTAATGCAATGACAGTTTATAATGACCAATTTATATACATAGCCGGAAAAATGGATTCCTTGAGTGGTAATGGTGTAAGAAAGAGTGTTCTAGTTAAATATGACAGTTTTGGAAATTTGCTTTGGTTCACCATGGATTCATCGACCGATTACAAGGAGGGGATATGTGCAGAAGTTGATGGTTTGGGGAATATTTATTTAGTAGGTTCAACTACCTGTTGTCCTCCCGGTTCAGATACCTTTATAGAAAAGTATGATTCATTAGGAAACAAAATTTGGGAGACAGTTATTCAAGATTCTGCTTATCAGTATGGAGTTCCAAATACAACTATAATTGATGATTCAGCGAATGTATATATTGGCGCATCTATCGAAGGACTTTCTACCACTACCGGTTTTGATTGCGGAACTTTAAAGATTGACAGTAGTGGTATTCTTAAATGGATGATACCTTTTTATAGTGACACAAACAGTAACATTCAAGATATTCCTAAAGGTATTTTGATTGATAAAAGTTTCAATACTTATACATACGGAATATCAGTAGGAAATGGCTTCAATAGGGGATTTATAGTTAAATATGATATTAATGGTAATCAGAAGTGGAAGTTACTTGGGAAGGACACAACGGGTGGATATTGGTATCTAACCTTGAAGGCTAAATATTTAAACGATTCAACGATTATTCTTGGCGCTAGTGGTGGTTATCTTTCAAATGGTGGCAATGCGGTCACACTTTCCATAGACACTAGCGGCTTTGTTAACTGGCAACTAGGAACACCTTTTTATGGAAATTTTTACGATTTTGAATATTTTAATAATTCATCATATTACACAGGTTTTGTTAGAGATCCAAACTCTATTGTTGAAGATTCGCTTTTTACGATTAAGCTCAATTACAATACGGGTTTATCAGTTCGAAAGGTAGCTTTAAACTCTTTTGTGACCTTGTTCCCGAATCCCGCATCGAATGTTTTGAATGTCATATTAGATAATAAAATTAATCAGAAAGTTAATATTAGAATGTTTAATTCATTGGGCCAGAAAGTAATTTCAGCTTCATTCTTAACACCCAATGTGAAATTCGATATATCTACTCTTTCTTCTGGCATTTACTGGATAGAAATCGATATCGGAACAGAAATATTCAGCAGAAAAATAATAAAATTATAA